From Calothrix sp. PCC 6303, a single genomic window includes:
- a CDS encoding cysteine desulfurase family protein, whose amino-acid sequence MQIYLDYSATTPTRPEAIALIHNTLLHQWGNPSSLHEWGGRSATVIETARIRVANLIGASNPESIIFTAGGTEADNLALMGVARLYCQPQHMIISSVEHSAISETARVLELWGWQITRLGVDSKGKVNPQDLAAAIQENTVLVSIIFAQSEIGTVQSIAELAKIAREKGVLFHTDAVQAVGRLPIDVEKLSVDLLSLSSHKIYGGQGAGALYVRPGVELIPLLLGGGQEMQLRSGTQAVSTIAGFGIAAELAMQELDTESSRLILLRDRLFAQLADIPGLVATGDLSQRLPHHVSVCIEQADGEIVNGRNLVRQMNLAGIGISAGSACNSGKINPSPILIAMGYSEKAAMAGIRMTLGHHTTLEDVDWTAMVLKQILQRLGYISDYK is encoded by the coding sequence ATGCAAATCTATCTTGACTATAGTGCTACTACACCTACTCGCCCGGAAGCGATCGCACTCATTCACAACACCTTGCTACACCAATGGGGTAATCCTTCCAGTTTACACGAGTGGGGTGGACGTTCGGCGACAGTTATCGAAACTGCAAGGATACGGGTAGCAAATTTAATTGGTGCTTCTAACCCAGAATCAATTATTTTTACTGCGGGTGGAACGGAAGCTGATAACCTGGCATTAATGGGTGTAGCCCGATTATATTGTCAACCTCAACACATGATTATTTCCAGTGTTGAACATTCTGCAATTTCCGAAACAGCCAGAGTTCTGGAATTATGGGGGTGGCAAATCACCAGGTTGGGTGTAGATAGCAAAGGTAAAGTTAATCCCCAAGACTTAGCAGCGGCAATTCAAGAAAATACGGTGCTAGTGTCAATTATTTTTGCTCAAAGCGAAATTGGTACAGTTCAATCTATAGCCGAATTGGCAAAAATCGCCCGCGAGAAAGGTGTTTTATTCCATACTGATGCTGTGCAAGCGGTAGGGCGTTTGCCAATTGATGTGGAAAAACTATCTGTAGATTTATTGAGCCTTTCTAGCCATAAAATATACGGTGGACAAGGTGCGGGTGCTTTGTACGTCCGTCCAGGTGTGGAATTAATCCCTTTACTTTTGGGCGGTGGGCAAGAAATGCAATTACGTTCTGGTACCCAAGCAGTATCTACAATTGCCGGGTTTGGAATCGCTGCCGAGTTGGCAATGCAGGAGTTGGATACCGAATCATCAAGGTTGATTTTATTACGCGATCGCCTATTCGCTCAATTGGCTGATATTCCTGGTTTGGTAGCTACTGGAGACTTGTCGCAACGTTTACCACACCACGTCAGTGTTTGTATAGAACAGGCAGATGGAGAAATTGTTAACGGCAGAAATTTAGTTAGACAAATGAACCTTGCAGGTATTGGTATTAGTGCAGGTTCAGCTTGTAATAGCGGCAAAATAAACCCCAGTCCCATACTTATAGCTATGGGTTACTCCGAAAAAGCAGCAATGGCAGGTATCAGAATGACTTTAGGACACCATACAACCCTAGAAGATGTGGATTGGACAGCAATGGTTTTGAAGCAAATTTTACAAAGATTAGGGTATATCTCAGATTATAAATAA
- a CDS encoding response regulator: MELKRILLVEDSINDVELILTSLAQNHLGNEVVVVRDGEEALDYLYRRGMYRLRREGNPVVVLLDLKLPKVNGIEVLAELKTHPVLRTVPVVVLTSSREEQDLTSCYELGTNAYVVKPIDFHEFMDVIQGLGLFWAIINETPPGSMPVPINNGQGIK; this comes from the coding sequence ATGGAACTCAAACGTATACTCCTAGTAGAGGACAGCATTAATGATGTGGAATTAATCCTGACTTCACTGGCACAAAATCATCTTGGGAATGAGGTGGTAGTTGTTCGAGATGGAGAGGAAGCCTTAGATTACTTATATCGTCGAGGAATGTATCGATTACGGCGTGAAGGTAATCCAGTAGTGGTACTACTGGATCTAAAATTACCGAAAGTAAATGGAATCGAAGTCCTCGCAGAACTGAAAACGCACCCTGTTCTTCGGACTGTGCCAGTAGTAGTTCTAACATCATCACGAGAAGAGCAAGATTTAACAAGTTGCTACGAACTTGGTACTAATGCTTATGTCGTGAAACCTATCGACTTTCACGAATTTATGGATGTAATTCAGGGTTTAGGGTTATTTTGGGCAATCATCAACGAAACACCTCCAGGATCGATGCCTGTACCTATTAACAACGGTCAAGGAATTAAGTGA
- a CDS encoding response regulator — translation MSQLMFLLLEDSLLDSELIRATLTEGGITCELMHVTTADEFTVALKQKKFDMILSDYSLPGFDGIAALEIAQQYSPNTPFIFVTATMGEEVAIDTLKLGATDYVLKQRLGRIVPSVMRALREVEEHDARKKAENDLHEREQEFKALVENSTDVIARIDGQLRYVYINPAIKGATGIPVSVLTGKNAAELGFPRQIYAEWEERLRQVFASGIGCFFEFDFMSPNGMRYYQARVEPEFSVTGEVRSLLTIARDVTDYKNVEQALRRNETELREQKEELEKLNSIKDEFLAVLSHELRSPLNAILGWSKILRSRKLDSVTFERALETIERNAKLQTQLIEDLLDVSRIIRGKLTLHPQPTNLVLVIEAAIDTMRLAAQAKSISLQFQILEDEILNTFKASNNTSLNGYLPTNNPIQANNFKFRVLGDSSRLQQIIWNLVSNAIKFTPTGGEVQVLLQLAKQEGESRHFAKITVKDTGMGIKSDFIPYVFESFRQADGSTTRRFGGLGLGLAIVRHLAELHGGKIDVSSAGEGKGATFTLQIPLIPSPETKTSSTLGQNLTSITTTEIVEPSSQDKPLLGIKILVVDDDDDSRNFLTFALTDSGAKTNSVESAELAIDAVQRFQPNLIVSDIGMPQEDGYSLIKRIRQLPKYLGGNIPAIALTAYAGDTDRQKAISAGFQTHLAKPVMPDELIGAVIELVGQGVWE, via the coding sequence ATGTCACAACTTATGTTTCTCTTGCTGGAAGATAGTTTGTTGGATAGCGAATTGATTCGTGCCACGCTCACCGAGGGAGGCATAACTTGTGAACTCATGCATGTAACCACAGCAGATGAGTTTACAGTGGCACTGAAGCAAAAGAAGTTCGATATGATACTATCCGACTACTCGTTGCCGGGATTTGACGGGATTGCGGCTTTGGAAATAGCGCAGCAATATTCTCCCAATACGCCATTTATTTTCGTCACTGCCACTATGGGAGAAGAAGTTGCTATAGATACCCTCAAACTAGGTGCAACTGACTATGTACTCAAGCAAAGATTAGGCAGAATAGTGCCATCAGTTATGCGAGCTTTGCGGGAAGTAGAGGAACACGATGCCCGTAAGAAAGCTGAAAACGACCTGCACGAGAGAGAACAAGAATTTAAAGCCTTGGTGGAAAACTCCACCGATGTTATCGCCAGAATTGATGGTCAGTTGCGTTATGTATACATTAATCCAGCAATTAAAGGAGCGACAGGGATACCAGTATCTGTACTGACTGGGAAAAATGCGGCTGAATTAGGATTCCCCCGGCAAATATACGCTGAATGGGAAGAAAGATTGCGTCAAGTTTTTGCTAGCGGAATCGGCTGCTTTTTTGAATTTGACTTTATGTCACCCAATGGGATGCGCTATTATCAAGCCAGGGTAGAACCAGAATTTTCGGTTACAGGTGAAGTGCGATCGCTTCTAACAATCGCCCGTGATGTTACCGACTACAAAAATGTGGAACAAGCATTACGCAGAAACGAAACTGAATTAAGGGAGCAAAAAGAAGAACTAGAAAAACTCAACAGCATCAAAGATGAGTTTTTAGCAGTACTTTCACACGAACTGCGATCGCCTCTTAATGCTATCTTGGGTTGGTCAAAAATATTACGCAGCCGCAAGCTAGATAGCGTCACTTTTGAGCGAGCTTTAGAAACCATCGAACGCAACGCCAAACTTCAAACCCAACTCATCGAAGACTTACTGGACGTATCACGGATTATTCGCGGTAAATTAACCCTACATCCCCAACCCACTAATCTAGTGCTAGTTATCGAAGCTGCCATTGACACAATGCGTCTGGCGGCACAAGCTAAATCAATTAGTTTACAGTTTCAGATTTTAGAAGATGAAATATTAAATACATTTAAAGCTAGTAATAATACTAGTTTGAATGGCTATCTCCCAACAAATAACCCCATCCAAGCAAATAATTTTAAATTTAGAGTTTTGGGAGACTCCAGCCGCCTACAACAAATTATCTGGAACTTAGTTTCTAACGCCATCAAGTTTACTCCCACGGGTGGGGAGGTTCAAGTATTATTGCAACTGGCAAAACAGGAAGGAGAATCAAGGCATTTTGCTAAAATTACCGTCAAAGATACGGGAATGGGTATTAAAAGCGATTTTATACCCTACGTATTTGAATCCTTCCGTCAAGCAGATGGCTCCACTACCCGCAGATTTGGAGGTTTAGGGCTAGGTTTGGCAATAGTTCGCCATCTTGCTGAACTCCACGGTGGAAAAATTGATGTCAGTAGTGCTGGTGAAGGAAAAGGTGCAACATTTACCCTACAGATACCTTTAATCCCCAGTCCCGAAACAAAAACTTCCAGCACCTTAGGACAAAATTTAACCTCAATCACCACCACAGAAATTGTCGAACCTAGCAGCCAAGACAAACCTCTGCTTGGTATCAAGATTTTAGTAGTTGATGATGATGACGACTCACGTAACTTTTTAACTTTCGCCCTTACCGATTCAGGTGCTAAAACTAACTCAGTAGAATCAGCCGAATTAGCTATAGATGCCGTCCAAAGATTCCAACCAAATCTAATAGTTAGTGATATTGGAATGCCCCAAGAAGACGGATACAGTTTGATCAAGCGAATTCGTCAACTACCAAAATATCTAGGTGGAAACATTCCCGCGATCGCACTTACCGCTTATGCTGGAGATACCGATCGTCAAAAAGCCATCTCAGCAGGTTTTCAGACTCACCTCGCCAAACCAGTAATGCCCGATGAATTGATTGGTGCAGTAATTGAGTTAGTTGGACAGGGAGTGTGGGAGTGA
- a CDS encoding phospholipase D-like domain-containing protein has translation MSLTVTACQQVKPQNIALKPLPQDPLIQVYFNHSQTSSYQEPYRSQKRPGDDLEQQIIDTIYQAKSSIDVAVQELRLPKIAQALVEKHKSGVKIRIILENTYNKPWSNLTSSEVSKLKQREREKYQDYAQFIDINKDGKLSEEEINQRDALALLNNAKIPKIDDTSDGTRGSDLMHHKFVIVDNRFLVVTSANFTMSDIHGDFKNLETSGNANNLLKIDSPELATIFTEEFNLMWGDENKLDRKFGLKKTNRGVKKIKLGSSQITINFSPISPTQPWINSSNGIINQTLEMATESVDMALFVFSEQRLANTLENRHQENVDIRAIIDRNFAYRPYSEALDMMGVVLSNKCKYEANNQPWKNPISTVAVPVLPKGDLLHHKFAIVDHKIVITGSHNWSEAANHGNDETLLLIDNPVIAAHYQREFDRIFKNSQPGLPQKIQTKIDVDKKQCSQIYNAPLNSNKLAK, from the coding sequence TTGTCATTAACTGTGACTGCTTGTCAGCAAGTAAAACCCCAAAATATTGCTTTAAAACCTTTGCCTCAAGATCCTTTGATCCAAGTTTACTTCAATCACAGCCAAACATCATCTTACCAAGAACCCTATCGTTCTCAAAAGCGTCCTGGAGATGACTTAGAACAACAAATTATTGATACTATTTACCAAGCAAAGTCATCAATCGATGTTGCAGTTCAAGAATTACGTTTACCTAAAATTGCCCAAGCCCTAGTGGAAAAACATAAATCCGGGGTAAAAATTAGGATTATTTTGGAAAATACCTATAATAAACCCTGGAGTAACCTAACTTCATCTGAAGTAAGTAAACTTAAACAAAGAGAACGAGAAAAATATCAGGATTATGCTCAATTTATTGATATCAATAAAGATGGTAAATTGAGTGAGGAAGAAATTAATCAACGGGATGCCTTAGCATTATTAAACAATGCCAAAATTCCCAAAATCGATGATACATCAGATGGGACTCGCGGCAGCGATTTAATGCATCACAAATTTGTAATTGTTGATAATCGCTTTTTAGTTGTAACCTCAGCTAATTTTACCATGTCTGACATACATGGCGATTTTAAAAATCTTGAAACATCTGGAAATGCCAATAACTTACTCAAAATTGATAGTCCTGAATTGGCAACCATCTTTACAGAAGAATTTAACTTGATGTGGGGTGACGAAAATAAGTTAGATAGGAAATTTGGATTAAAAAAAACGAATCGGGGAGTCAAAAAGATCAAATTAGGAAGTAGCCAAATTACAATTAACTTTTCACCAATCTCACCAACCCAACCCTGGATTAATAGTAGTAACGGGATAATTAATCAAACCCTAGAAATGGCAACAGAATCTGTAGATATGGCATTATTTGTATTCTCTGAACAAAGACTTGCTAATACTTTGGAAAATCGGCATCAAGAAAATGTAGATATCCGCGCCATAATTGATCGAAATTTTGCCTATCGCCCCTATAGTGAAGCCTTAGATATGATGGGTGTAGTTTTAAGTAATAAATGTAAATATGAAGCGAATAACCAACCCTGGAAAAATCCAATTAGTACGGTAGCTGTACCTGTTTTGCCAAAAGGTGATTTATTGCATCATAAATTTGCTATTGTTGATCATAAAATTGTGATTACAGGTTCTCACAATTGGTCTGAAGCGGCAAATCATGGGAATGATGAGACACTCCTATTAATTGATAATCCAGTAATTGCGGCTCATTATCAACGGGAATTTGACAGGATTTTTAAAAATTCTCAGCCCGGTTTACCGCAAAAAATTCAGACTAAAATTGACGTGGATAAAAAGCAATGTTCACAAATATATAATGCACCACTAAACTCAAATAAGTTAGCTAAGTAA
- a CDS encoding PAS domain S-box protein: protein MLSSDAVQSLTNVKNNFIIKFLIIVICSLFLGLVFDLAIFKDWIPSLAMGEVDIAIYLILIGISLFEFNKNKNKPVRVWEILAIASCILLLIAECQHIFVIYKFGIDELFFLVIVWVSLEQKLLAFPREIKAEFQQDLAILNTINQTTPTLICVKNKEGKVLVANPSLLYFLGKSEAEIVGKTDLEFLSDRTQALTIMEHDRQVIETGRVQVFEETLSINGESRIFLSTKSPYCDNNSSSNITGIVSISFDITSRKQTQAKLADSEALYRTLAEAMPQMVWVLDNQGQMVYANSHWRDRTGYKPEQIKYQDWHQVIHPEDLPKVIQAWEETLKNGGLTLEVEFRSRKYDGTYRWYVWRSVSIKDENGDAVRFVGTATDIEDLKQTQIKLLNVQNRLQHTLAATNTFLWERNLSNDEVTFFNAAVDDNHFVIKPFAQIMALVHPDDYAAVINAFKEGISTGVVFEVEHRTEINIFADIHQQEISPWRWMMVRGQVIQNADGKASHILGTSIDIHERKQAEIASQAAENSLRESMVMLNAINDATTNLICIKDIQGHFLSVNPAILTVLGKSEEEIIGHTNFDILENWEEAQQIVAHDGLVIETGKTHVFEETVSLSGEKLTYLSTKSPYRDHLNNIIGIVSISIDISETKRNEVVRQRIEAALAESEYRYRQLVENMPQLVWLSDGDGAVDYLNQRWLDYIGIQPTFTWNWQKVIHPQDFPEFVQNWTAAINSKKPMDDLQHRLKSHDGTYRWFLTKAVPMYDTQGDITNWLGTCTDIDDRIKAETAIRAKEIQLRILSESGLIGILFTGDNGEIYEANDTFLKITGYSLQELKNGELDWRNLTPEEFSSLDEIGITEAKETGICTPYEKEYIRKDGSRIPILIGYTLFPEQQNSFVVFILDITDKKRAEQERDRFFNVSIDLLCIAGTDGYFKRINPAFEKCLGWTEEELLNQPFVYLIHPDDVGATENAIAKLNMGENVLQFENRYRCRDGSYKWFMWNSFLDTDTTLVYAVAHDVTEPKKAQEALRQSEARLRFSMEAARIGNWDLDINTKIAKRSLRHDQIFGYDSLLPEWNFDKFSQHVHPEDRELVQNGFEKALSNYQDWGFECRILKADGSLAWIWVRSSFYYDTNNIPTHLLGLVVDITQQRLALREREEAEAKIYQLNATLEDRVKQRTAQLEAANKELESFSYSVSHDLRAPLRHIAGFMDMLKKHLIEQGLDDISKRYISIILEATSNAGTLIDDLLAFSRMGRTEMRHITIDMNLLIQELQTELAADIENRQVNWEIEPLPLVQGDPSMLRLVWRNLLGNALKYSQTRTVTEIKIGIVKNIVKNLDSHSSPIALQSQNISHEIIFYIKDNGVGFNMRYVNKLFGVFQRLHSDSRFEGTGVGLANVQRIIHRHGGRVWAEGELDVGATFYFSLPQNRQSLPFQEGI from the coding sequence ATGCTTAGTTCCGATGCAGTTCAATCTTTAACCAACGTCAAAAACAATTTTATTATTAAATTTTTAATCATTGTTATTTGTAGTCTTTTTTTGGGATTGGTTTTTGACTTGGCGATTTTCAAAGACTGGATTCCCAGTCTGGCAATGGGTGAAGTTGATATTGCTATATATTTAATTTTGATTGGAATCAGTTTATTTGAATTCAATAAAAATAAAAATAAACCCGTTAGGGTGTGGGAAATTTTAGCGATTGCTAGCTGCATTTTACTTCTAATTGCGGAATGTCAGCACATATTTGTCATATATAAATTTGGAATCGACGAATTATTTTTTTTGGTGATAGTTTGGGTAAGTCTTGAGCAAAAATTGCTGGCGTTTCCAAGAGAGATCAAAGCCGAATTTCAGCAAGATTTGGCAATTCTAAATACGATTAATCAAACTACACCAACTCTAATTTGTGTCAAAAACAAAGAAGGCAAAGTCCTAGTAGCTAATCCATCATTACTTTACTTTTTAGGAAAGTCCGAAGCAGAAATTGTTGGCAAAACAGACTTAGAATTTTTAAGCGATCGCACTCAAGCTTTAACGATTATGGAACATGATCGTCAAGTCATAGAAACTGGCAGGGTACAAGTATTTGAAGAAACATTGAGTATTAATGGTGAAAGTCGGATTTTCCTCTCAACCAAATCACCATACTGCGACAACAACAGCAGTAGTAATATTACAGGGATAGTAAGTATTTCATTTGACATTACATCTCGAAAACAAACTCAAGCAAAACTAGCAGATAGCGAAGCCCTGTACCGAACCCTGGCTGAAGCAATGCCGCAAATGGTTTGGGTATTAGATAATCAAGGGCAGATGGTTTATGCCAATTCCCATTGGCGCGATCGCACTGGCTATAAACCCGAACAAATTAAGTATCAAGACTGGCATCAAGTAATACATCCAGAGGATTTACCCAAAGTAATTCAAGCTTGGGAAGAGACTTTAAAAAACGGTGGTTTAACCCTAGAAGTTGAGTTTCGCTCCCGTAAATATGATGGCACATATCGCTGGTATGTATGGCGTTCTGTGTCAATTAAAGATGAAAACGGGGATGCCGTCAGATTCGTTGGTACAGCTACCGATATCGAGGATCTCAAACAAACACAAATCAAGTTGCTGAATGTGCAAAACCGATTGCAGCATACCCTAGCAGCTACCAATACATTCCTCTGGGAACGCAACCTCAGCAATGATGAAGTCACCTTTTTTAACGCTGCTGTTGATGACAATCATTTTGTAATCAAACCTTTTGCCCAAATAATGGCATTGGTACATCCAGATGACTATGCAGCCGTAATTAATGCCTTCAAGGAAGGAATTTCCACAGGTGTTGTTTTTGAAGTAGAACATCGGACAGAAATAAATATTTTTGCCGATATCCATCAGCAAGAAATATCCCCATGGCGCTGGATGATGGTAAGAGGTCAAGTTATTCAAAATGCTGATGGCAAAGCAAGTCACATTTTAGGTACCAGCATCGATATTCATGAACGCAAGCAAGCCGAAATTGCTAGTCAAGCTGCGGAGAACAGTTTGCGGGAAAGTATGGTGATGCTAAATGCCATCAACGATGCCACAACTAATCTAATTTGTATTAAAGATATTCAAGGGCATTTCCTCAGCGTCAACCCTGCCATTCTCACAGTGTTAGGGAAATCAGAAGAGGAAATAATTGGTCACACTAACTTTGATATTTTAGAAAACTGGGAAGAAGCACAGCAAATCGTCGCACATGATGGTCTGGTGATAGAAACCGGAAAAACACATGTGTTTGAAGAGACAGTAAGCTTAAGTGGTGAAAAACTTACCTATCTTTCCACTAAATCACCTTACCGTGACCATTTAAATAATATTATCGGCATTGTTAGCATATCAATTGATATTAGCGAAACGAAGCGCAACGAAGTTGTTCGTCAACGCATAGAAGCTGCATTAGCAGAAAGTGAATACCGCTATCGTCAACTAGTGGAAAATATGCCGCAACTGGTTTGGCTTTCTGATGGTGACGGGGCAGTAGATTATCTGAATCAGCGCTGGTTAGATTACATAGGGATTCAACCGACATTTACCTGGAATTGGCAAAAAGTCATCCATCCCCAAGACTTCCCAGAATTTGTGCAAAATTGGACAGCAGCCATCAATAGCAAAAAGCCAATGGATGACCTCCAACATCGCCTTAAAAGCCATGATGGAACCTATCGATGGTTTTTGACAAAAGCAGTACCGATGTATGATACCCAAGGAGATATTACTAACTGGCTTGGTACTTGTACTGATATAGATGATCGCATCAAAGCGGAAACAGCAATCCGAGCCAAAGAAATCCAACTGCGGATTTTATCTGAATCTGGCTTAATTGGGATTTTGTTTACTGGTGATAACGGGGAAATTTACGAAGCAAATGACACATTTTTGAAGATAACTGGCTACAGTCTCCAAGAACTAAAAAATGGCGAACTTGATTGGCGTAATTTAACACCTGAAGAATTTTCCTCCTTGGATGAAATCGGCATCACCGAAGCCAAAGAAACAGGAATTTGTACCCCTTACGAAAAAGAATATATTCGTAAAGATGGTTCACGCATACCTATTTTGATAGGTTATACCCTATTTCCTGAACAACAAAATAGTTTTGTCGTCTTCATCCTGGATATTACAGATAAAAAGCGCGCCGAACAAGAACGCGATCGCTTCTTCAATGTATCGATAGATTTGCTGTGCATTGCTGGCACAGATGGTTACTTCAAGCGCATCAACCCGGCTTTTGAAAAATGCCTAGGTTGGACTGAAGAAGAACTACTAAATCAACCCTTCGTATACTTGATTCATCCTGATGATGTGGGTGCAACTGAAAACGCGATCGCTAAATTAAATATGGGGGAAAACGTCCTCCAATTTGAAAATCGCTATCGTTGCCGAGATGGTTCTTACAAATGGTTTATGTGGAATTCTTTTCTCGATACCGATACAACCTTAGTATACGCTGTCGCCCACGACGTTACCGAACCAAAAAAAGCCCAAGAAGCACTACGACAAAGTGAAGCCAGGTTACGGTTTTCCATGGAAGCCGCCCGCATAGGTAACTGGGACTTAGACATCAACACCAAAATTGCCAAACGTTCACTACGTCATGACCAAATATTTGGTTACGATAGCTTATTACCAGAGTGGAATTTTGATAAGTTTTCCCAACATGTTCACCCAGAAGATCGAGAGTTAGTTCAAAATGGCTTTGAAAAAGCCTTGAGTAATTATCAAGACTGGGGTTTTGAGTGTCGAATTCTCAAAGCAGATGGTAGTCTGGCTTGGATTTGGGTCAGAAGTAGTTTCTATTACGATACGAATAACATTCCCACCCATCTATTAGGACTAGTTGTAGACATCACCCAACAAAGACTTGCACTACGTGAACGGGAAGAAGCAGAAGCTAAAATTTATCAATTAAATGCCACTCTAGAAGATCGAGTTAAGCAACGCACCGCCCAGCTAGAAGCTGCAAATAAAGAACTAGAATCATTTTCTTACTCAGTTTCCCATGATCTGCGCGCACCTCTTCGTCACATTGCCGGATTCATGGATATGTTAAAAAAACATCTCATTGAGCAAGGATTAGATGACATCAGCAAACGTTACATTTCCATCATCCTGGAAGCTACCTCCAATGCAGGCACCTTAATCGATGATCTTTTAGCATTTTCCCGCATGGGTCGCACCGAAATGCGCCACATCACCATCGATATGAACCTACTGATTCAAGAACTACAAACAGAATTAGCAGCAGACATTGAAAATCGTCAAGTTAACTGGGAAATCGAACCTCTTCCCCTAGTTCAGGGGGATCCTTCCATGTTACGTCTGGTTTGGCGAAACCTCTTGGGAAATGCCCTCAAATACAGTCAAACTCGCACAGTTACCGAGATTAAAATCGGCATAGTTAAAAATATAGTTAAAAATCTAGATTCTCACTCCTCACCTATTGCATTACAATCTCAAAATATTTCTCACGAAATCATCTTCTACATCAAAGATAATGGAGTTGGTTTTAATATGCGGTATGTAAATAAATTATTTGGCGTGTTCCAACGCCTACACAGCGATTCTCGCTTTGAAGGAACAGGAGTTGGTTTAGCTAATGTTCAACGCATCATCCATCGCCATGGTGGACGCGTTTGGGCAGAGGGCGAACTTGATGTTGGAGCAACATTTTATTTCTCGTTACCCCAAAATCGCCAAAGTCTACCATTTCAAGAAGGAATTTAG
- a CDS encoding PD-(D/E)XK nuclease family protein, with product MSTPERPFASYHLWSLIAPTAGQQHWHCQMRRGFIKVRQHEPRVKLLLGKATASQRIGLLAQKGIYEFHYNQQLLDQSDGVEKVAQLLDLGNTTDEVQHRVLQILHKYHSQPLLLGKRIVLLTRGDEGFPKAILIESKNYSFRLYATMDCVFAESDNTLHILDFKTGKSPFDRRQALVYLLAARYLYPGYRVVASFYNLEFIKQSEIIHMSESELDCVELELANIAQKHQIDVHSCHTEEDFPDIFPPNPGYHCRFCPFHSICEFSQTI from the coding sequence ATGTCAACTCCTGAGCGACCTTTCGCCAGCTACCATCTTTGGTCTTTAATTGCCCCAACCGCAGGACAACAACATTGGCACTGCCAAATGCGAAGAGGGTTTATTAAGGTGCGACAACACGAGCCACGAGTCAAGCTATTATTAGGAAAAGCGACAGCATCGCAGCGGATTGGATTGTTAGCCCAGAAAGGTATATACGAGTTTCATTACAACCAGCAACTTTTGGATCAATCTGATGGTGTAGAAAAAGTTGCACAGCTACTTGATTTGGGCAATACAACAGATGAAGTCCAGCACAGAGTCCTACAAATCCTTCACAAATATCATAGTCAACCTTTACTTCTAGGAAAACGTATCGTTTTGTTAACTCGCGGGGATGAAGGTTTTCCCAAAGCAATTTTGATCGAAAGCAAAAATTACAGCTTTCGTTTATATGCAACCATGGATTGTGTATTTGCAGAATCTGATAACACATTACATATATTAGATTTTAAAACAGGTAAATCACCTTTTGACCGTAGACAAGCATTAGTATATTTATTAGCTGCGAGGTACCTTTATCCTGGATACAGAGTAGTTGCGTCGTTCTACAATTTAGAATTTATCAAGCAATCAGAAATAATTCATATGAGTGAAAGTGAGCTTGATTGCGTGGAATTAGAATTAGCAAATATAGCTCAAAAACATCAAATTGATGTCCATAGTTGCCATACTGAAGAAGATTTTCCGGACATTTTTCCTCCAAATCCAGGTTATCACTGCCGTTTTTGTCCCTTTCACTCAATTTGTGAGTTCTCCCAAACAATTTGA
- a CDS encoding lipopolysaccharide assembly protein LapA domain-containing protein, translating to MKNLANLITSVIIAIWIVSIAIICTQNAEPISLKFLSYESIKIPFGLVVSFCVAFGVVITAIFLPVLNITNARTSRKSFLDDEPEFFADDEDF from the coding sequence ATGAAAAATCTTGCTAACCTCATTACCTCAGTAATAATAGCTATTTGGATAGTTTCAATTGCTATCATCTGTACTCAAAATGCTGAACCGATATCTTTGAAATTTCTTTCCTACGAGTCGATTAAAATTCCGTTTGGTTTGGTTGTCTCGTTTTGTGTTGCTTTCGGGGTCGTAATTACGGCTATTTTTCTCCCAGTTCTAAATATTACCAATGCGAGAACAAGTAGAAAATCTTTTTTGGATGATGAGCCAGAGTTTTTCGCTGACGATGAAGATTTTTAA